In Streptomyces nojiriensis, the sequence TGCGGTTACGTGCGGCTCGAAAGTCCTTGAGCATGATTTCGAGGCGTTCGACTTCCTCGCCCTCGTGGACAAGTTGCCGGTCAACGGCGGAGCGTTCCGCGCCGCGCAGCCGCCGGAGATGGGCGGTCAGGCCCGTCAGGGCCAGCCCGTGTTCGTGCGCGGCGTTTTGAAACGTTTCGGCCAGGGACACCAGCACGCAGTCGGGGACGTCGGCGAGGGTGGCTCCGAGGGGCTTGGCCGCCTCCCAGGTGTCCCGCCCGGCCTCCGTCGTCTCCAGCCAGACGCGGGCGTCTGTCGGAGTACGGTCGCCGCAGGCCCGTGCCCGGTGGGCGTACAGGGCGGCGCGGTGGCCGTAGAAGGTGAAGCCGTCCTCTATCTGCCGGTCGGCGTCGCGGCAGATCCGGCCCGGTACGCCGCCGTAGCCGTTCTGGGGGCTGTAGTCGGCGTAGGTGTCGAGTTCCGCGTCCGTGGCCAGGTCCCAGGAGGGGTCGCACAGCCCGGGGTTGGCGGCCAGGAAGGCGCCGACCTCGACGCGCCAGGCCGGGACCGGTGTGGTACGCGGTCTGGGCCAGAGGAGTTCCCCGGAGGGGTCGAAGGCGGGCGTCGCGGCCTGTTCGATGTCGTCCCATGCGGTGGCCGCCTCGGCCGACCACTCGAGCTCGCCGTCGGGCCCGATCCGGTGGATCGAGTCCACGAGCCGCTGCACGGCGGGCAGGACGCGCACCACGAGCGCGTGCAGTTCCTCGGCGTCGAAGAAGCGCCATGTACAGCCGCGCTGTTCGTCGTGGCTCAGGTGGCCGAGCAGCTGCACCATGATGCCGGGGGCGGGGACGTTCCCGTCTCCGAGTGCCCTGCGGGGGATGCCGGGGAGCCGGCTGCCAGGGGACTCCTGCGGGGCTCGCCAGTCGGTGTCGCCGAACCAGACGGCGCCGTCGCGAGCGTCCACCGCCAGCCACTGTTGGTAGCCGACTCCCGGGCCGTAACGCTGGTCCTGCTGTTCGGCGTTCTCGTCGTGCCATACGTACTCGGCCGGGGGCGGGTCCAGCTCTGCGGCCATGAAGCCGTCCTCGGGGCGGTAGCCGGTGAGGACGTGCGCCGTTCCCGGCACGCTGTCGGCTGCGGTCATGAGGGGTTTCCTCTCGGTGGAACGTCAACCGCGGCAAACGTAGTGCGCCTGTCACACAATAGTTTAACTTTCAGCCACAGTGTCCGGTAGTCGGACACGATGGGAAGTACGGCGTGCCGGTGAGGTCTACGCGCGTGCGACGGCCGTCAAGTTGGCCGCTTTTCGCGTTCCCCCACGATCCGTTCACCCGCTTGACCCCGGGACACCGTGCGCCTTACGCGAGCGCGGCCAACGCCTGGGCGGCGAGCATCTCCTCCAGGTCCAGGACGACGCGCGGGGCGTGCCGGGTGTCGATGCGGACGGCGTAGATGAAGCGCGTCAGCTGCGGCTCGGCCAAGGGGCGGGCCACCACCTGGGTGTGGGTGCGGGGCAGGGCGAGTCGCGGCATGACGGCCACGCACAGGCCCGCGGCCACGAACCCCAGCACGGTGTTGAAGTCGTCCCCCTCGTATTGCAGGCGGGCTTGGAAGCCGGGCGTGTTGGCCATCTGCGAGAGCAGTTCCAGGCGCAGCGCGGCCTCCGGAGCGGCGATCCACGTCTCGGAGGCGAGGCTGGCCAGGTCGATGACCTCCCGGTCGGCCAGGCGGTGGCGCGCCGGGACGACGGCCACCACCGGATCCCGTGCGACCAGCGTCCGGCGCAGCATCCGCGGCGGCGGGACGGGGATGAAGTCGTAGTCGTAGCTGAGCGCCAGGTCCATGTCCCCCCGCTTGAGCCGGTTGTAGCCGGCTTCGGGCTCCAGTTGGCTGAGGCTGACCTGCACGTGGGGGTAGGCCGCGTGGAGTCGGGCCAGCGCCTGCGGAACGATGCCGGTGGCGGCCGAGGCGAAGGCGCCGAGCCGGATCCGTCCGGCCGTCCCGGCGCGCATGGCGCCGAGTTCGACCGACGCCGCCGCCAGCGTGCTGCGGACGCCCTGCTCCGCGCCGAGGAGGACTTCGCCGGCCGGTGTGACGCGAACGGGTCGCCGCTCCAGCACCCTGAGGCCGGCGCGGCGTTCGAGTTCGGCGATCTGCTGGGAGACGGCGGGCGCGCTGTAACCGAGTTCGCGTGCGGCGGCGCTGAAGGAGCCGTGCCGCACGACGGCTTCGAGGGTGGCGAGCAGGCGGGGGTCGAGTCCGTGCACGGAGTTAAGGCTCACTTATCTGTCGCGAAGATCTGTTTTCTTGTGAATGGAGATGAACGCCAGCAGGATTCTTGCTTGCGGCCAAGAAAACGCAAGCCTGCGCTCCCGGACCGCCAACTCCCCTCCCCCGCCGTCCCGGTGGCCTCCGTCCGCACCGCCT encodes:
- a CDS encoding LysR family transcriptional regulator, with the translated sequence MHGLDPRLLATLEAVVRHGSFSAAARELGYSAPAVSQQIAELERRAGLRVLERRPVRVTPAGEVLLGAEQGVRSTLAAASVELGAMRAGTAGRIRLGAFASAATGIVPQALARLHAAYPHVQVSLSQLEPEAGYNRLKRGDMDLALSYDYDFIPVPPPRMLRRTLVARDPVVAVVPARHRLADREVIDLASLASETWIAAPEAALRLELLSQMANTPGFQARLQYEGDDFNTVLGFVAAGLCVAVMPRLALPRTHTQVVARPLAEPQLTRFIYAVRIDTRHAPRVVLDLEEMLAAQALAALA